atattaagtgtttggttagtgacctcatgttttctttttacatctaaaaatcagcattttacaaaagtagagaatttctgtttttttttttaaagcagctttttccaacagcaaatagcaaaccataacagcaaacaacaactagcaacaggaaacagcaaactgtaacaagaaatagcaaacagcaacaacaaacagtatgtaaaacaaacggactTACGATAAAAATCCATTTACAAATCCCAACTCATATGGTTTAACTATATAATAATGCAACTTGTCCGACAAACAACGTGTCTTTGTCATAGGGAGTAGTAATAATAATGTTAGGATAACTACCCAATCTCATCCATAAATATGAAATCAGCACTACTAGAAGAAATTAATTTGCTGAAAATGGAAGTTCATATTATGGTCAAAGAAATCATCAAACCCTCTTCTTCAACACCTCAACATCTAAAAAACTACAAACTCTCTCTACTAGATCAATTAGCTCCTCCTCTTTATATTCCCATTATTCTCTTTTACTCCTCCACACCTCAAACTTCgtttaaagaaaaatctgatCCCCTCAAAAAATCTTTATCAGAAACACTAACTTTGTACTATCCTCTGGCAGGACGAATAAAAAACAACTATTCCATTGACTGTAACGATGAAGGAGCTTCCTACACCGAAGCTCACGTTGCTGGACAAATTTCAATGATTCTTCAAGATCCTCAAGTTGAGGAACTTGAAAAGCTATTACCATTCAATTCCCAAGAGATGAACTCCAATGAGGAAATCCTCGGAGTTCAGGTGAATCATTTCGATTGCGGTGGAATGGCTATAAGTATTTGCATTTGGCATCAGCTTGCTGATGGTTCGGCAGCAGCTTCCTTCGCCACGACGTGGGCGGCGGTTGCCTCTAGCGAGGAGGCGACTACTAACATTGAGGGGATAATTTATGATTGCACATCCATATTTCCTCCGCAGAAGGCTCAAGGCTTTTTGTGGAATATGTTTCCAAAGAAAGATGAATTGAGTAATACTATGATCAAAAGTTTCGTATTTCATCGTTCTGAGTTAGCAGCTTTACGAGAGAAAGTAGGAAATAGGTCCAGTCTCGGATGCCTAAGCCGTCCTTCGCGGGTTGAGACTGTTGCTGGAGTTATTTGGGGCGCTATTATCGAGATTATGAATGTAAACACTGCATTAATTGCTGTTAATCTTCGGAAAAGATTGATTCCGCCATTGCCAGAACTATCACTCGGAAACATCTATCACGTGGAGAATTGTTTGGAGAACGAAAATCGGGTAGACTACAACAATTTAGCAGGGAAGATTCACGAGTCGATTGGAATTGTGAAGGATGATTATGTGAGGAAGATTCATGAAGGAGGTAAGTATTTTGAATTTCTGAAACAAGTTGCAGAAAACCCTAATTTGATGAAGGTTGCTTTCGGATTTAGTAGTTGGTGTAGATTTCCATTTTATGAGATTGATTTTGGGTGGGAAAAACCCATTTGGGTAGCCACTACTCTGAAGCTTAATCAAGGTGCAATTCTTATCGACACAAAAGATGGTGAAGGAATAGAAGCATGGGTGACATTGTCAAAAGAAGACATGGCTAAATTTCAACAAATTCCTTATATATGTTCCTATGCTTCTTTCAACCCAACAACTTAGGAGAGAAAGTTTATAATGTTCTCTCAGCGTGAAATTCATCCGataaattaatttatgtaatgttatctttatatatttatttttctctttatcGGTCAAGTTCTTATTGAGATCTCTCTTCTGACAGAGCATTTTAGAATAGTTCGTCACGTTTTTAAACCGTGTTTGTTATTGTTtcctttttaataatattttgtttCGGGTTTTTGAGAGGCTTGTTTGCTAATGTCAATTTAATTGGAATTATTATTACAAAAACGGAAAATTTTAGGGTACTCCTGGAATAATACTCCCGACCAATGAATTCACgacatatgtatatatagttttttttccaCCAATCATATCCATGTAGTGGGATTCAAAAATGATTTTCATTGGTCGGGAACATTACTTCCAGAGTACTGTAAAATTTCTCACATATGTATTTCTCATTAGTAGTAATAATCTCTTATGAGAGATATGCATACCGCCACCTTTTTTATTGGTCAAATGTGTTATGGTAGTAGGATTGCAAAATTTCTCATATTTAGTATTGATGGGAGTTAATTGATAAGTTCTAAAAACCAATtctgtttgaaaaaaaaaatcaattattca
The DNA window shown above is from Euphorbia lathyris chromosome 1, ddEupLath1.1, whole genome shotgun sequence and carries:
- the LOC136218038 gene encoding stemmadenine O-acetyltransferase-like; the protein is MEVHIMVKEIIKPSSSTPQHLKNYKLSLLDQLAPPLYIPIILFYSSTPQTSFKEKSDPLKKSLSETLTLYYPLAGRIKNNYSIDCNDEGASYTEAHVAGQISMILQDPQVEELEKLLPFNSQEMNSNEEILGVQVNHFDCGGMAISICIWHQLADGSAAASFATTWAAVASSEEATTNIEGIIYDCTSIFPPQKAQGFLWNMFPKKDELSNTMIKSFVFHRSELAALREKVGNRSSLGCLSRPSRVETVAGVIWGAIIEIMNVNTALIAVNLRKRLIPPLPELSLGNIYHVENCLENENRVDYNNLAGKIHESIGIVKDDYVRKIHEGGKYFEFLKQVAENPNLMKVAFGFSSWCRFPFYEIDFGWEKPIWVATTLKLNQGAILIDTKDGEGIEAWVTLSKEDMAKFQQIPYICSYASFNPTT